The following are encoded in a window of Streptococcus pasteurianus genomic DNA:
- a CDS encoding dihydroorotate oxidase — MVSTVTKIGAFDFDNCFMNAAGVYCMTREELAEIDASAAGSFVTKTGTLTARTGNPEPRYADTSLGSINSMGLPNNGFQYYLDYVTELQNTPNSKHHFLSLVGMSEEETHTILKVVQDSDYQGLVELNLSCPNVPGKPQIAYDFETTETLLRDIFTYFTKPLGVKLPPYFDIAHFDRAAAIFNQFPLTFVNCINSIGNGLIIEDETVLIKPKNGFGGIGGDYVKPTALANVHAFYQRLNPSIQIIGTGGVKTGRDAFEHILCGASMVQLGTILHQEGPEVFERITNELKAIMEEKGYENLEDFRGKLKYID; from the coding sequence ATGGTTTCTACAGTAACAAAAATTGGTGCTTTCGATTTTGACAACTGTTTCATGAATGCCGCTGGCGTTTATTGCATGACTCGTGAAGAATTGGCAGAAATTGATGCCTCTGCAGCTGGTTCTTTCGTTACAAAGACAGGAACATTGACAGCACGCACTGGTAATCCTGAACCACGTTACGCAGACACTAGCCTTGGTTCAATTAACTCAATGGGCTTACCAAATAACGGTTTTCAATATTATCTTGACTACGTTACAGAGCTCCAAAATACGCCAAATAGCAAACATCATTTCTTATCACTTGTTGGCATGTCAGAAGAAGAAACACATACCATTCTTAAAGTCGTCCAAGATTCTGACTACCAAGGATTGGTGGAATTAAACCTTTCTTGTCCAAACGTTCCAGGTAAACCTCAAATCGCCTATGATTTTGAAACAACGGAAACACTCTTAAGAGATATTTTTACCTATTTCACTAAGCCACTTGGTGTGAAATTGCCACCTTACTTCGACATCGCTCATTTTGACCGAGCAGCTGCGATTTTCAATCAATTTCCACTTACTTTTGTGAATTGTATCAATTCTATCGGAAATGGTTTGATTATCGAAGACGAAACCGTGCTTATCAAACCTAAAAATGGCTTTGGCGGTATTGGTGGCGACTATGTCAAACCTACGGCGCTTGCTAATGTCCACGCTTTTTACCAACGCCTTAACCCATCTATCCAAATCATCGGAACAGGCGGTGTCAAAACAGGGCGTGATGCTTTCGAACACATCTTGTGTGGCGCTAGCATGGTTCAACTAGGGACAATTTTACACCAAGAAGGTCCAGAAGTCTTTGAGCGTATTACGAATGAACTAAAAGCCATTATGGAAGAAAAAGGCTATGAAAACCTTGAAGATTTCCGTGGCAAATTAAAATATATTGATTAA
- a CDS encoding zinc-binding dehydrogenase, producing the protein MKAFALTDSSQRAISDLAIIDIPKPKISANDVLVKVTAVGLNPVDFKVIENGVDTWTFPHIVGMDVVGEIVELGEHVTQFQIGDRVAGHGNLTKQGCLAEFASVPAYQLTKIPDNISHTDAAALLCNGLTAYQALFRKATLANKKTILIHAGSGGVGSIAIQLAKMVGLTVYTTASTAKFDFVKSLGADVVIDYKTENVSRRIAELTDGLGVDIIINTIGKDESTQDLKRLAYNGSLIAIVSPPLIDNPSDLFSRALSIDVLNLGGAHLSHNPQQAQDLATMTEELFALVQEQKVKALVSQTFPFEETKEALQLIKDQKITGKLVVDMILNHKRSETTCFISN; encoded by the coding sequence ATGAAAGCTTTTGCACTTACAGATAGCTCACAACGAGCAATTTCTGATTTAGCAATAATAGATATTCCAAAACCTAAGATTTCAGCGAACGACGTTCTCGTCAAAGTGACCGCTGTCGGACTTAACCCTGTTGATTTCAAAGTTATCGAAAACGGCGTCGATACTTGGACATTTCCACATATCGTTGGTATGGATGTTGTCGGAGAAATCGTTGAGCTTGGTGAGCATGTCACTCAATTTCAAATCGGTGACCGTGTGGCTGGGCATGGCAATTTAACCAAACAAGGTTGCCTAGCTGAATTTGCCAGCGTCCCTGCTTACCAATTAACCAAAATTCCTGACAACATTTCTCATACTGACGCTGCTGCACTACTCTGTAATGGATTGACCGCTTATCAGGCACTATTTCGTAAAGCAACACTCGCTAACAAGAAAACAATTCTCATTCATGCAGGAAGTGGCGGTGTTGGGAGCATTGCCATTCAATTAGCCAAAATGGTTGGCTTGACAGTTTATACCACAGCTTCAACTGCTAAGTTTGATTTTGTCAAATCGCTCGGTGCAGATGTCGTAATTGATTACAAGACAGAAAATGTTAGTAGGCGAATTGCCGAGCTCACTGACGGACTTGGCGTTGACATAATTATCAATACCATTGGTAAAGACGAATCAACCCAAGATTTGAAGCGACTAGCCTATAACGGCAGTCTGATTGCAATTGTCTCACCACCACTCATTGACAATCCAAGTGACTTATTTAGCCGAGCCTTAAGTATTGACGTCTTAAATCTTGGCGGCGCTCATTTATCACACAATCCTCAGCAAGCCCAAGACCTTGCAACAATGACCGAAGAACTCTTTGCACTTGTTCAAGAGCAAAAAGTAAAAGCCCTTGTTAGCCAAACATTCCCATTTGAAGAAACAAAAGAGGCTTTACAACTGATAAAAGACCAAAAAATTACAGGAAAACTGGTCGTTGATATGATTTTAAACCACAAACGTTCGGAAACAACTTGCTTTATTTCTAACTAA
- a CDS encoding ArsR/SmtB family transcription factor: protein MIEDSQTQQLLEGELLENVSDFFKALGNGTRLQIIWCLSQGELKSSELAAILQMSPSAISHQLTLLKNLKIVSVRREGKNQIYALADKHISQVLDSVVEHYEED from the coding sequence ATGATAGAAGATAGCCAAACACAACAGTTGCTTGAGGGAGAGCTATTGGAAAATGTTTCAGATTTTTTCAAGGCTTTGGGAAATGGGACACGTTTACAAATCATTTGGTGCTTAAGCCAAGGTGAGTTAAAATCTAGTGAGCTGGCAGCTATTTTGCAAATGAGCCCATCAGCTATTTCACACCAATTGACCTTGTTGAAAAATCTGAAAATTGTATCTGTACGACGTGAAGGAAAAAATCAGATTTATGCTTTGGCTGATAAGCATATCAGTCAGGTTTTAGATTCTGTCGTGGAGCATTATGAGGAGGACTGA
- a CDS encoding heavy metal translocating P-type ATPase encodes MSEKNKKSLRRILLATLGFLLVFGVVKATQPSLPVQATLYAIPYLIAGYDVLRKAVLKISKGKVFSEHFLMTIATLGAFVLSFITNESEFAEAVFVMIFYQVGELFEHIAEGSSEKSIAELLNLRPDLVHLEKGDEVVDIDPQEVQEGQVISIHPGEKVAIDGILITGESSVDTAALTGESLPQTVQVGDQVLSGMINMTGVIRVKVLHSVKDSTLSKILDLLENSAANKSKSEHFMTKFAAVYTPTVVIAAVILAVFPPLVSGDFAGNFPEWFSRALTFLVISCPCALVISIPLSFFGGLGACSKAGVLVKGSNYLESLASLESLLFDKTGTLTEGVFEVTALHPNDITDEQLLHLASHVERFSTHPIAQSLREAYEKEADACSITDVTEKSGYGVSAIINGHSVAVGNTKFMDSLGAKWKACSKVGTIVHVAIDGAYAGHIVISDCIKSDTKEALEQFKQAGVKHLVMLTGDRREVAEKIADELGITDYQAELLPTDKVDELEKYLAKKSPRTTVGFVGDGINDAPVLARADVGIAMGGLGSDVAIEAADVVVMNDQLSKIAKAIKIARKTIRIAHENIIFSIGIKVLVLLLASLGMANMWLAIFADVGVTILATLNAMRTMTLT; translated from the coding sequence ATGTCAGAAAAAAACAAAAAATCCCTTAGACGGATTTTACTAGCGACTTTAGGATTTTTGCTAGTTTTTGGAGTGGTAAAGGCAACACAACCATCTTTACCAGTACAGGCTACACTTTACGCTATACCATATCTTATTGCTGGGTATGATGTTTTAAGAAAAGCGGTGCTGAAAATCAGTAAAGGAAAAGTTTTCAGCGAACACTTTTTGATGACGATAGCAACGTTAGGGGCATTTGTCTTGAGCTTTATAACAAATGAATCTGAGTTTGCGGAAGCTGTTTTTGTCATGATATTTTACCAAGTTGGTGAATTATTTGAACATATTGCAGAAGGTAGCAGCGAAAAATCAATTGCTGAATTGTTAAATTTACGCCCAGACCTTGTTCACTTAGAAAAAGGCGATGAGGTAGTTGATATTGACCCACAAGAAGTGCAAGAAGGGCAAGTCATTTCTATCCATCCTGGAGAAAAAGTGGCCATAGACGGTATTTTGATTACTGGTGAATCTTCTGTTGATACAGCAGCTTTGACAGGTGAAAGCTTACCACAAACGGTTCAAGTTGGTGACCAAGTGCTTTCAGGAATGATTAACATGACAGGGGTTATTCGTGTTAAAGTTTTGCATTCTGTAAAGGATTCAACGTTAAGCAAGATTCTGGATTTACTGGAAAATTCTGCTGCTAACAAGTCAAAAAGTGAGCATTTCATGACAAAATTTGCGGCTGTTTATACGCCAACTGTGGTGATTGCAGCGGTGATTTTGGCTGTTTTTCCACCTCTCGTTTCTGGTGATTTTGCTGGGAATTTTCCAGAATGGTTTAGCCGTGCATTGACTTTCCTTGTGATTTCGTGTCCGTGTGCGCTTGTGATTTCAATTCCTTTGAGCTTTTTTGGAGGATTGGGAGCTTGTTCAAAAGCAGGTGTATTGGTTAAAGGGTCTAATTATTTGGAAAGTCTAGCTTCGCTTGAGAGTTTGCTTTTTGATAAAACTGGGACATTGACAGAAGGTGTTTTTGAAGTAACGGCACTTCATCCCAATGATATTACGGATGAGCAGTTGTTACATTTAGCCAGTCATGTGGAACGTTTTTCAACTCACCCAATTGCCCAATCGCTTCGCGAAGCTTATGAAAAAGAAGCAGATGCTTGTTCCATTACAGACGTGACAGAAAAGTCAGGATATGGCGTCAGCGCTATTATTAATGGACATAGTGTTGCTGTCGGAAATACTAAATTCATGGATAGCCTAGGGGCAAAATGGAAGGCTTGTAGCAAAGTTGGAACAATCGTTCATGTTGCTATTGACGGAGCGTACGCAGGGCACATTGTGATTTCTGATTGCATCAAGTCAGACACCAAGGAAGCCTTGGAACAATTCAAACAAGCTGGCGTTAAACATCTGGTGATGTTGACAGGAGACCGTCGTGAAGTTGCTGAAAAAATCGCTGATGAGCTGGGCATCACAGACTATCAAGCGGAGCTATTGCCAACAGATAAGGTTGATGAACTTGAAAAATATCTTGCTAAAAAATCACCACGTACCACAGTTGGCTTTGTCGGTGACGGTATCAACGATGCACCAGTTTTAGCCAGAGCTGATGTTGGAATTGCCATGGGTGGTCTAGGAAGTGATGTTGCCATTGAAGCGGCAGATGTGGTTGTCATGAACGACCAATTGTCAAAGATTGCCAAAGCGATTAAGATTGCTCGCAAGACAATTCGTATTGCTCATGAAAACATCATATTCTCAATTGGTATCAAAGTTCTAGTTTTATTACTAGCGAGCCTTGGAATGGCGAATATGTGGCTAGCAATTTTTGCAGATGTGGGAGTAACGATTCTCGCAACCTTGAATGCCATGCGTACCATGACGTTGACATAA
- a CDS encoding DMT family transporter → MTWIYLIFAGILEVVWATSMKLSENFSRLGYSMVTILGMVLSFVFLARALKELPMSLAYPIWTGIGAIGTVVVGIVFLKDQLSPLAYLFLILVVIGIIGLKMTSGH, encoded by the coding sequence ATGACGTGGATTTATTTGATTTTCGCAGGAATATTGGAGGTTGTTTGGGCAACGAGTATGAAATTAAGTGAGAATTTTAGCAGGCTTGGCTACTCAATGGTAACCATTCTTGGAATGGTTTTAAGCTTTGTCTTTTTAGCGCGTGCGTTAAAGGAACTTCCGATGAGTCTTGCTTATCCGATTTGGACAGGGATTGGTGCAATCGGAACAGTAGTTGTTGGAATTGTCTTTCTGAAAGACCAATTATCACCGCTTGCCTACCTTTTTTTGATTTTGGTTGTCATTGGGATTATCGGGTTAAAAATGACCAGCGGGCATTGA
- a CDS encoding phosphoglycerate mutase, which translates to MVKLVFARHGESEWNKANLFTGWADVDLSEKGTQQAIDAGKLIKEAGIEFDLAYTSVLKRAIKTTNLALEAADQLWVPVEKSWRLNERHYGGLTGQNKAEAAEKWGDEQVHIWRRSYDVLPPAMAKDDEYSAHTDRRYANLDDTVIPDAENLKVTLERALPFWEDKIAPALKDGKNVFVGAHGNSIRALVKHIKQLSDDEIMDVEIPNFPPLVFEFDEKLNVTNEYYLGK; encoded by the coding sequence ATGGTAAAATTGGTTTTTGCTCGCCACGGTGAGTCAGAATGGAACAAAGCTAACCTTTTCACAGGTTGGGCTGACGTTGATTTGTCAGAAAAAGGTACACAACAGGCGATCGATGCTGGTAAATTAATCAAAGAAGCTGGTATTGAGTTTGACCTTGCTTACACTTCAGTTCTTAAACGTGCTATCAAAACAACTAACCTTGCTCTTGAAGCAGCTGACCAACTTTGGGTACCAGTTGAAAAATCATGGCGCTTGAACGAACGTCACTACGGTGGTTTAACTGGTCAAAACAAAGCTGAAGCTGCTGAAAAATGGGGTGACGAACAAGTTCATATCTGGCGTCGTTCATACGATGTATTGCCACCAGCTATGGCTAAAGATGACGAGTACTCAGCACATACTGACCGTCGTTACGCTAACCTTGACGATACAGTAATTCCAGATGCTGAAAACTTGAAAGTTACTTTGGAACGTGCTCTTCCATTCTGGGAAGATAAAATCGCTCCAGCTCTTAAAGACGGTAAAAACGTCTTTGTAGGTGCACACGGTAATTCAATCCGCGCTCTTGTAAAACATATCAAACAATTGTCAGATGACGAAATTATGGATGTTGAAATCCCTAACTTCCCACCGCTTGTATTCGAATTCGATGAAAAATTAAACGTGACAAACGAATACTACCTTGGTAAATAA